GCGCGAGCCCGGCGTGCGCCGCGTGCAGCAGTGTCTCCGAGCCGCTCACCTCCTCCAGCTCCACGTGCGCGGGGATGCGCACGTCCGTGGAGGACGCGGGGGCCAGTCGCAGGTGGTGGGCGCGCAGGCCCAGGCGGTAGCGCCCCGGCGCGAGCCCCTGGAGGTGGCCGGACAGGGGGAAGTCCACCTCGGGGGACAGGCGCATGCGCGCGTCCTGTGTCACCTCCGCGTCCCACAGGTTCATCTGGGGATCGCTGAACACCTGGCCCACGTGCTCGGTGGTGGGGGCCTGGTACACCTCCAGCGTGGGGCCCGTCTGCAGCACGCGCCCCTCGTGGAGCACCACCGTCTGGCCGCCGAGCAGCAGCGCCTCGGTGGGCTCGGTGGTGGCGTACACCACCACGGCGGGTCGGTTCCGGAAGAGCTGGCGGATCTCCGTGCGCAGCTCCTCGCGCAGCTTGTAGTCCAGGTTGGCCAGGGGCTCGTCGAGCAGCAGGAGCGAGGCGTCCTTGGCGAGCGCGCGCGCCATGGCGGTGCGCTGTTGCTGGCCTCCGCTCAGCTCCGCGGGCAGCCGTTGCAGGAAGGGCTCCAGGCGGAGCGCCGCGGCGGTGTCGCGCACGCGCCGGTCCAGCTCCTTCGCGTCCAGCCTGCCCGCCAGCCGCAGCGGCGAGGCGATGTTCTCGTAGACGGTGAGGGAGGGGTAGTTGACGAACTGCTGGTACACCATGGCCACGTCGCGCTTGCGCACGTCCACGCCGGTGACGTCGGTGCCGTTCACGCGCACCTTGCCCCGCGTGGGCTTGTCGAGTCCCGCCAGCAGGCGCAAGAGTGACGTCTTGCCCGCGCGCGTGCGGCCCAGCAGCACGTGGAAGGAGCCGGGTTCGAGCGTCAAGTGAATGTCCGCGAGGTGCGTTTCTCCGCCGACCACGCGTGTGATTGCGTCCAGCTCGATGCCTTGCTTCACCAGATGTATCCCTCGTTGCTCCAGGCCGCTGTCATCGCGCGCGCACTGTAGGGAGAAGGTTCTCGCCCGGTCCAGGGTCAGGCGAGTAAGGAGTCGGAATCTCTCGCCGTCCAGATTGTTGGAGGGTCCTCATGCGTCCAAGGAAAACCCGCATGTTCCGTCGTCTCGCCCT
Above is a window of Cystobacter fuscus DNA encoding:
- a CDS encoding ABC transporter ATP-binding protein; protein product: MKQGIELDAITRVVGGETHLADIHLTLEPGSFHVLLGRTRAGKTSLLRLLAGLDKPTRGKVRVNGTDVTGVDVRKRDVAMVYQQFVNYPSLTVYENIASPLRLAGRLDAKELDRRVRDTAAALRLEPFLQRLPAELSGGQQQRTAMARALAKDASLLLLDEPLANLDYKLREELRTEIRQLFRNRPAVVVYATTEPTEALLLGGQTVVLHEGRVLQTGPTLEVYQAPTTEHVGQVFSDPQMNLWDAEVTQDARMRLSPEVDFPLSGHLQGLAPGRYRLGLRAHHLRLAPASSTDVRIPAHVELEEVSGSETLLHAAHAGLALAAQVDGVHRHHSGAPVELFAPPSRLFVFAPGGRLVAAPPFARQEAAHGQD